The genomic DNA CTGTCcaaggaaagggagggaaacACGCTGGTGATTAAAGATGGCACCCACATGCAGAGCAGATTCAGTTCTCATGGAAACAGtaccgtgtgtgtatgtgttgcacATAGGCTCGTGTCTGTGTTCACTATCGCTCATATTAATCAGGAGAATGCAATTATTTTGCCAATATTGCAAGTCATTCTGGAAGAGTACCTGATAAACCATACCcatatgtaatgcaatgtgtgtaatgtaattttatgcactgtaatgtaacataacgtAATGCAATTTGACTGAGCCCTTGCAGGCCCTCCTTTATTAATgcattgtgttctgtttttctcacaTTATTTCTAACTCAGTGCTTATTTCCGTGCCCTTATAGGTCATCACCAGAAGACAGTATTAATCCTGAcctagctctgtgtgtgtgtgtgtgtatgtgtgtgtgtgtgtgtatgtgtgtgtgcatgagtgttaCGCGCCGTTATCCAGAAAGACAAAGGAAAAGTAGAGACAGAAAGAATGAGGGTGGAGAAAgaagaggctgagagagaagggaaggcacagagagggagacagagagagaggcgggagaaagaagagaatgagagagggggaaagagaaagagagagaggaagacagaggggggaagaggaggcACAGAGAAAggtgcagagaggaggggagagagagcgagatagagagggacagagagtgtgcgagagagagcaggcaggtAGGGTCTCACCTGTGCGTACGGTGGAGAAGAAGAGAAGCCAGAACAGGCAGAGGATGGGAGCTGCCACCACCTGGTTGACGGCGCCCGAGTGGATCTTCTTGTCCAGCTTGGTGGGCAGGTAGGCATAGTACATGTTGTACCTGTCCACCAGGTGCTTGAGCAGCATGTACATCAGacctggagaggggggggagagccaGCGAGCCACGGCcttacacacaaagacagagctTGCAGGTTCCACTCCCATTTAGGGGCACTGCCTGTTGCTCCTTTGGACAAAGTTCTTCACctgaatttcttttaaaaatacagctgtattaatggactGTATGTAATAAAAAGTGAGTTGTGAAAGTCACTCTAggtaagagtgtctgcttaATGCGTAACTGTAATGCAGTGCACCAGCTTCCCTTCTCAGGCTCATAAAGCTTTTTGTACTGACCAGGCTGGCACTGACATGACTGCCCAAATTCTAGGAAACTGCTTTGCTAGTAAACCAGTAATCAGTTGCAAGTTCACACATGAGCTTATGGGGGAAGGTCACAGATTCAAGGCGGTGATTCAAACTGGTAAAATCCCTGGTTGTGCGTCAATTCATTTAGCAACTAATTCAACGCTGGTAAAACTTCACAGAACCAATCAGACAGCAGGACTTTTAGCGGTAACTAATCTGACAGGCTGTAACATGCCTTTCTGAATACCTGGGGTCAGCACCTGAACAAGTcagtacccacaatgccctgcaaACCGGGTTCCTCTTTTTCTGTAGTGTGCGCTTTCATGGTCTTGAGACTCATTTCACTTTCAGACACCAGGGGGCAGCCTTTCATCAGTACAGATGCTTTCTGTACATTAGACATTCacattactgtatgtgttgtTCTGGACTGTGTGCGGTACATACAAGCAGGGTTGAGAAAAAATGAGGAAGGCCGAACCTAAGGGACGGAATTTACAGAGCTTTGAGGGATGGAATTTACAGAGCTTTGAGGGATGGAATTTACAGAGCTTTGAGGGGCGGGATTTACAGAGCTTTGAGAGAGAGGTCCAGGAGGACGTGAGGGGGGAGGGTTAGCAGAGTGGACGATGACAGGGCGGATGATGCAGTAGACCAGGGATCCGAAggtccagtcctggaaggctacagtgtctgtaggtttaactccagccctggagggctacagtgtctgtaggtttaactccagccctggagggctacagtgtctgcaggtttaactccagccctggagggccacagtgtctgcaggattaactccagtcctggagggccacagtgtgtttcagcacataAGTGCTTAATTTGAGTCATCAAGCCGAAGGTCTAAGCTGGCTGCTGACTTACTGGAAACCAAAGAAATCCTTCAGAAACTGCAGCCCGAGAGTTAAAGCCACAAACACAGTGTcccctccaggactagagttaaacctgcaagTGCTGtccccctccagggctggagttaaacctacagACAGTGTGGCCCTGTGGGATATTAGGGCGTCCTGTAGGCGTTGATGTTACTTATACTCACCGAAGGGGACGATGATGGGGCAGGTGATGCTGTAGGTCATGACCACGGTGAAGACGCACATCATCCAGGCGTAAGCAGCGCCAAACTGGAACTCATACGCCTGGTGCTGTGGAGGAAATTATGCtatatcagagagagagaaatagagtaCTAAACCTTACACTCCTATACTAACccttacacacctgtactaacCCTTACACACCTATACTAACCTGTACACTCCTGTACTAACccttacacacctgtactaacCCTTACACTCCTGTACTAACCCTTACACTCCTGTACTAACccttacacacctgtactaacCCTTACACTCCTGTACTAACCCTTACACTCCTGTACTAACccttacacacctgtactaacCTGTACACTCCTGTACTAACccttacacacctgtactaacCCTTACACTCCTGTACTAACccttacacacctgtactaacCCTTACACTCCTGTACTAACccttacacacctgtactaacCCTTACACTCCTGTACTAACccttacacacctgtactaacCCTTACAACTACTGTACTAACCCTTACACTCCTGTACTAACccttacacacctgtactaacCCTTACACTCCTGTACTAACccttacacacctgtactaacCCTTACACTCCTGTACTAACccttacacacctgtactaacCCTTACACTCCTGTACTAACCCTTACACTCCTGTACTAACccttacacacctgtactaacccttacacacctgtactaacCCTTACACTCCTGTACTAACCCTTACACTTCTGTACTAACccttacacacctgtactaacccttacacacctgtactaacCCTACACTCTGTACTACCCTTACACCTGTACTAACccttacacacctgtactaacccttacacacctgtactaacCCTTACACTCCTGTACTAACCCTTACACTTCTGTACTAACccttacacacctgtactaacCCTTACACTCCTGTACTAATccttacacacctgtactaacCTGTACACTCCTGTACTAACCCTTACACTCCTGCCAGATTGCTCCATTCTGCTTGCTCTGCTCATCCTGCTGTCCAGCCCTAAAGGATCCCTCCTCTGGTTCActtcagaacagcagagtcaCACAGAGTCACTGTGTATCTTCCACTGCAGACTGAAAATACACCTGTTTACTCTGAATACCAGAATAACAGGCCTGTATAGGAGACCAACACACTCTGACTGTCTCTGAGAGAGACTAGCACACTCAGCATATAAAGGCAACACGTAAAGGACACACTCCTCTATGGAGTGTATACACACATAGCCTCTATGGTTAGGCTTCGGAACAGGATGAACAGCAGCTTTATAAATGAGAagtgtccagcagagggcgctcaCGCGTTTGACGTTGCGCCTCTCGGCGACGGAGCGGGCCAGGCACAGACGGATCATGTACATCAGCAGGCCCGGGATGCGCAGAAGGTCCATGGCGTTTCCGATGAAGGCCGAGGCGATGACATAGTTCACGAAGAAGGCGCCGTTGTCTGGGAGGAAGACGCATCTACGGTGGAGAAAACAAGGAGCTGACACAGAGGCGCAAGGGGCCCATACAGAAGCCCGCAAGGGGCCCATACAGAAGCCCGCAAGGGGCACATACAGAGGCCCGCAAGGGGCCCATACAGAGGCCGACAGGGGGCACATACAGAGGCCCGCAAGGGGCCCATACAGAGGCTTGCACGGGGCCCATACAGAGGCCCACAAGGGGCACATACAGAGACCCGCAAGGGGCCCAAACAGAAGGCCTGCAAAGGGCCCATACATAAGCGCATGAGGGGCCCATACAGAGGCCTGCTAGGGACCCATACAGAGAACTGCAAGGGGCCATTACAGAGGCCCGCAAGGGGCCCAAACTGAGGCCTGCAAGGGACCCATACAGACGGCTGCAAGGGGCCCATACAGGAGCCCGCAAGGGGCACATACAGAGGCCCGCAAGGGGCCCATACAGAGGCCCACAAGGGGCCCATACAGAAGTGTGCAAGAGACCCATACAGAGGCCTGCAAAGGGCCCATACAGAGGCGCATGAGGGGCCCATACAGAAGTGCATGAGGGGCCCATACAGAGGCCTGCAAGGGACCCATAAAGACGACTGCAAGGGGCCCATACAGAGGACTGCAAGGGGCCCATACAGTGAGATCAGAGTGCTGTGTATGGGAGACGCAGCCCAGAGACACACTGTGTACCAGCAACGTTTAGTCCGAAGCAGTTTATGACAACAGGCAAAGGTCAGTGATCATGATCAAATAATTACAGAATAAAATCAATGCTTTGAAATGCGATACAGAAAATCTAATAACTTACTCAAATCTGATGGTGGCATCGGCCAGGAACTTCTTGTCAAACAGCCAACGGAAGAAAACGTCCAAGCTGCAGTTTCGTGTAAAAGTTGCACAGGTCACAGAATTAACAGACGCAGGGAGAGCCATAACAGCCTGTCCACACAGGGCTGTCAAAGACACACAGTTCAGCAAACATGTACTACGTATTCAGCTTACGTTCCTCAGAGATCATCTCTCATAAAAACCCGAGTGAGACTGATCACTTTCAAAATGAATCCATAGAAGTGTCCAGTGACATCAGAGCCCTAAAGCTACAGCCAAACCCCTCAAGGATCAGCAACTATCTCCATGACATCATCCGTGGTATTACTGCTTTCATATTTATAAACGTTCTCTGACCAGGTCTAATTGGGTTCTAAAGAAGACTACTGTATTGAGTTGACAGAAGGAACAGGATAGTGGAACCTGAAGCCATGACACCCGGAATATCACCACTCTTACAGTACGTCTGCAATAAGCCACGCCCTTCTCACACCTTCTGGTACGAGGGGTGAAGGGTCACAGGGAACACCTGTAATGGGGCTGAGAGCAGCAAACAGGTGAGCAGGGGAACAGGTGAAGGCTCACCTGCTCAGTCCGAGGGAGGGCAGTAACAGGACCATGAAGATGAGGAAGGTGTAGCACTTGTGCATGGTGGTCCTGTTCTCCCCTGACCTGTGCACAGAGAACGCAAGAACATGTCGTCAACACTAGAACACAAGAACATGGCAACACTAGTACACTAGAACACGTCAACACTGGAACACAAGAACACCTCAACACTAGAACACAAGAACATGACAACACTAGAATACGTCAACACTAGAACACAAGAACTAGAACAGTAGAGTACGTAATGACGAGAACAGTCAGCCCATCTAGGTGCATCATTTACCTACAGAGTACCAACCACTGAATAAAGCCACACACCCCAAGTGTCTGTGGTTCTACATTACTTGGCAACCTGCTCTACGCATTACgaactgtaaaatgaaatgaaattaaatataactagaaataccgcctcgcggttgtaggctatgcctccgccaaccagtagccagtttggatataaaacgtcatcacttcatcattttatcgtattagacatttgtgtgaaactttgtcataattagcgtatgaattCTTCAGTTACGGCCAAaactgtgttttgtgaggtcacagtgaccttgacctttgaccaccaaaatccaatcagttcatccttgagtccaagtggacgtttgtgccaaatttgaagaaattccctcaaggcgttcctgagatatcgcgttcacgagagaATTGGGACGGACGGACTGACAGACCCAAagacataatgcctccggccacggctgtcccgtcgcggaggcataataaaataaactctgATATTTGTGTGAATTTACCTTGCAAAGGAACACATTTCGACCCATTCTCTCTACTGACAGGACTGCAGGTGCAGAAGACACGGCAGTGACTTAATGCTGGATATTTCACTAAAGCACCCTCAGGttctgcagcagcacacagaagcacagtaTCAGTGCCCCagctgagaatcaaacctgcagcccctTGCTTACAGCCCAGTCCCCAGACCGTTGCACAGCACTGCTGAGCGAGGGTCAGTCTGGGGCTGACGCTGACGCTGGGCAAGCGCCAGGGGGTGCACAGAGCGAGGGTGAGCTCCAGGGGGCGTGTGTGCACAGAGCGAGGGTGAGCTCCAGGGGGCGTGCGTGCACAGAGCGAGGGTGAGCTCCAGGGggcgcgtgtgcacagagcgAGGGTGAGCTCCAGGGGGCGTGTGTGCACAGAGCGAGTGTGAGCTCCAGGGggcgcgtgtgcacagagcgagggtgagctccagggggcgcgtgtgcacagagcgAGTGTGAGCTCCAGGGGGCGCTGGCGTGCACAGAGCGGGGTGTGAGCTCCAGGGggcgcgtgtgcacagagcgAGTGTGAGCTCCAGGggcgcgtgtgcacagagcgAGTGTGAGCTCCAGGGGGCGTGTGTGcacagagtgagagggtgagctccagggggcgcgtgtgcacagagcgAGGGTGAGCTCCAGGGGGCGTGTGTGCACAGAGCAAGGGTGAGCTCCAGGGGGCGTGTGCACAGAGCGAGTGTGAGCTCCAGGGggcgcgtgtgcacagagcgAGGGTGAGCTCCAGGGGGCGTGTGTGCACAGAGCGAGGGTGAGCTCCAGGGGGCGTGTGCACAGAGCGAGGGTGAGCTCCAGGGggcgcgtgtgcacagagcgAGTGTGAGCTCCAGGGGGCGTGTGTGCACAGAGCGAGGGTGAGCGCCAGGGggcgcgtgtgcacagagcgAGGGTGAGCTCCAGGGGACGCGTGTGCACAGAGCGAGTGTGAGCTCCAGGGGGCGTGTGTGCACAGAGCGAGGGTGAGCTCCAGGGGGCGTGTGTGCACAGAGCGAGGGTGAGCTCCAGGGGCGTCGTGCACAGAGCGAGGGTGAGCTCCAGGGggcgcgtgtgcacagagcgAGGGTGAGCTCCAGGGGGCGTGTGTGCACAGAGCGAGGGTGAGCTCCAGGGggcgcgtgtgcacagagcgAGTGTGAGCGCCAGGGggcgcgtgtgcacagagcgAGGGTGAGCTCCAGGGGGCGTGTGTGCACAGAGCGAGGGTGAGCTCCAGGGggcgcgtgtgcacagagcgagggtgagctccagggggcgcgtgtgcacagagcgAGGGTGAGCTCCAGGGGGCGTGCGTGCACAGAGCGAGGGTGAGCTCCAGGGGGCGTGCGTGCACAGAGCGAGGGTGAGCTCCAGGGggcgcgtgtgcacagagcgAGTGTGAGCTCCAGGGGGCGTGTGTGCACAGAGCGAGGGTGAGCTCCAGGGGGCGCGCGTGCACAGAGCGAGGGTGAGCTCCAGGGGGCGCGGTGCACAGAGCGAGGGTGAGCTCCAGGGGGCGTGCGTGCACAGAGCGAGGGTGAGCTCCAGGGggcgcgtgtgcacagagcgAGGGTGAGCTCCAGGGGGCGTGCGTGCACAGAGCGAGGGTGAGCTCCAGGGGGCGTGCGTGCACAGAGCGAGGGTGAGCTCCAGGGggcgcgtgtgcacagagcgAGTGTGAGCTCCAGGGGGCGTGCGTGCACAGAGCGAGGGTGAGCTCCAGGGggcgcgtgtgcacagagcgAGTGTGAGCTCCAGGGGGCACACGTGCGCGCAGCGGGGCCTACCGGGTCCAGTGGGCCTCGAAGAAGGCAGAGTAGTACACGATGGTGGGCAGCAGGGCGGAGAAGGACCACAGCAGGAGGGTGGGGAAGAACTGCGTGACGATGGGAttctggggtgggagggggggaacagAGGGGTCAATCAGAGGTCAAACCATCTCTCTCTTAATACACAGTGCACTTCTGCTTACAAAACAGAACTGAGGCCTTAGGGGAAAAATAACTTTCAAAAAAACCTTTAATTGCAAAGTGGTGACTTAAGGCTGCAAATCTAAAACAGAGATTTCACCCAGTAAATCTACAGCACTGATTGCTTGTGAATCTACATTATGATTTTGGCCTGTAAACCAACACAAGCAGTTCCGGTGTGCGGGTCTACAGCACAGATTCTGAGAAAGGAATGGATTATGATCAAAGATTTTTTTGATTGCTCCAGGTTGAAGGATTCTTCACACATGACATGAATTTAACTTCACACAATTCACTGTTCAAGACACCTGCAGAACCAGTAAGATATTGAACCACAGGAATTCATATTTAGAAACAGTAGGATCAGTAAAGAGTGCATCTGTAACAGCAATTGCGATGACTAATTGCAATATTCCTTTAGCTCTTTGAAGaggtttttttcattcaaatatgtAAAtctgtgttccagaactccactgctttcaattaccagcagtgattgtgacatcagcatcagaacattctacaccttaaagggttaaatactACACTTTATATGGTGCTACTGCACATTACTGAAGTTGTGCAGTTCCCACAGTGAAAAGCTTTTCATTTGATTTCGTAATCTAAAAAGAATGATGATCTAAATCCTTATCTCACCGCTCATAAAAAGGCAACagtgcatttctgcatttctcttcctctctgcagacTCCAGAAAATTAAGTTCTACTTCTGCAAACAGCATTGCCTCGCTCTCAAAAGCTTTGCAGGCCACTTATCGGTAATTACGCAGGCCAAAGGTCTCTTACATTCAGGTACTCCACTGGCTTGGTGACGTTGAACTTGTCCATGGTGGAGATGATGATGGCGGGGGTGGTGAGgaagaagagcaggaggaagaggatgcaGTTGATGACGAAGCAGCGCAGCCACCAGGAGACACCTCCCACAGACAagtgttccctgtgtgtgtgtgtgttgggggggggggggggggggtgagtgagagaaaaacattgcaaacacaaaaacagctgtttcatcaaaatggtaaaacatacatgcataaatacatacatactattaaataaaagcttgttGTCTGAACTTCAGTCtcaatattcatttttggatctaaaatccaaatgccttcagtatatagcaaaaataacacatttcactcTTCTGTTCCCATGCGTTTTGAGGGCACTGTACATACCCACACGTTACTAAAACATTTCACGGCAGAACAGTTACACAATGATGTTTCTCTTCTAAAAACGATCTTGGGCGTGGGTGAGagcagaggatcatgggaaatgCCGTCCGCGGAGGCGGCGCACGCGAGGGCACGTCCCTCGTAGCCCCTCCCACTGAACCCCGGCCCCACGGCCCCGCCCTCACCAGTACACGTTCTGCGGGTCGGGGGCGTAGGACACGCTCCAGAAGCACACGTGCAGGATGTCGCTGAGGGGGGAGGATTTGGGCGTGGGCCGGCAGCTGCACCCCTGGCACCGGCAGGCGTTGAAGTCCTTCAGGATTCTgcgggacggagggaggggcgTCACGGGCACGCTCAGACGGGCACGCTCAGACGTGCGCACTGCACGTCAACGCCAACTCATAGTGCCTCCACGTGCTTCATGTGCgagcactaacacacacactggcacaccgAGCGTGCAGTTCGGCATGTGCAGAAGCAGCcgcgctcacacgcacgcacacgcgctcacacacgcgcgcacgctcacacacgcactcacatggaGGTCATGGCCTCGTTCTGGAAGGTGACGAAAGCCATGCCCAGCGGCTTGGTGTTgaccttctccttctccttcctgtaCTCCTCCTTCAGACTAGCCTCCAGCTTAGTGTAGTAACTCAccgcctcctcctgcaggaacacacacacacacacgcacgcacgcacgcacagacgcacgacacacgcacagacaaaaTGTTTCAGATAACTGTGCACCGGCATTACATAACTGAGGGGAAAGTcacacagcccacacagagATCATCAGAGTGTTCTGCCCAAAGGGCTCAGAGCATCCTCAGTGTGGCTTAGCATGGAACCCTCATCGAGTCAACTCCTTGCAGAGTAGGTTTTCTGGAGTGTCTTTTTGTTCAACATTTGAAgtcactgttctagaactctgttgctttcaaaaACCAGgactgattgttacatcagcattataaGACAGGGTGAGGGTGACAGGGTGATGGCATTacagtgacagggtgagggtgacAGGGTGATGGCGGTacagtgacagggtgagggtgacAGGGTGATGGCGGtagtgacagggtgagggtgacAGGGTGATGGAGGTacagtgacagggtgagggtgacAGGGTGATGGCGGTAGTGACAGGTGAGGGTGACAGGGTGATGGCGGTAGAGTGACGGGTGAGGGTGACAGGGTGATGGCGGtagtgacagggtgagggtgacAGGGTGATGTCGGTacagtgacagggtgagggtgacAGGGTGATGACAGTagagtgacagggtgagggtgacAGGGTGATGGCATAAGGACAGGTGAGGGTGCAGGGATGCGACTGACAGGGTGATGGCGGTACAGTGACAGGGTGATGGCGGTacagtgacagggtgagggtgacAGGGTGATGGCGGTacagtgacagggtgagggtgacAGGGTGATGGCGGTacagtgacagggtgagggtgacAGGGTGATGGCGGTacagtgacagggtgagggtgacAGGGTGATGGCGGTacagtgacagggtgagggtggACAGGGTGGGACAGGTGATGCGGTacagtgacagggtgagggtgacAGGGTGATGGCGGTACAGTGACAGGGTGAGGTGACAGGGTGATGGCGGTACAGTGACAGGGTGAGGTGCGGTGATGGCGTACTAGCAGAGGTGCCGCAGGGTTGATGGGGTGACAGGTGATGGATGCAGTTCAGGCGTGGGGTTGACTACAGTGCGGTGAGTCAGGGGTAGGCGTCATCAGGTGGTGAAGTAACTTACTTACTGCGCTCGGTCTTCGTCCTGCAGGGAGGTGAAGAGAGCACCACGCTGCAGCACGAGACACACATCGCAATCatacaccaacacaacacacacacaaacatacacacacacacacacacatacgcacacacaggttCAACTAAGCATACTTCCAGAGTGCTGCATCAATTCATTCAACTCACAGATTTAATCAATTGCAAAAAAGAACTGATTTCAATTTAGTCATTCATTTTGTGATTCACTGCTACCACAACTTATCCTAATCATTTCCCCATTTTCACAAGCATTTATTACAATCCGCCACTTCTGAGAGTGGGTGGAGATCAGAGGATCACCATGGCAATGCGGCGATGAGGGAGTTACTTGCAGATTGCCCCGCCCACAGCTAAAAGATTTTAGTCCTGCTGGTTTGGGGAAATGTACCAGCTTTCTAGAGAAATATTACAAGAGATCGGGCTGGAGAAGTTAAAGCGTTAACCTGACGGCTGACACAACAGTCACTAACCCTCAAGCCAGAAAAACTATGATTCTTATTAGCTGGGTGAAATGGTCAAATGTTCTTGTTAAACCTGAGAGGCGAGCGAGCTGGAGAAATCTGAACTTCAAACTGAATGCTGACACAAAACCACCCGACTGCAGATCACAAAGACTGAGGATGGCCGGTGCTTCGAAGGTTCTGTTCGGCTCCACGAGGACGGGTCTGGGGTGACCGAGGAGGGAGGGGACGCGCAGACAGCATGCCCTCCCAGCACCAGAGGAGGTGCAGGACCCCAGGTACCACGCTGCCCACGTGCaagtgggtgggtggaggggtggagaggggcggggctcacctcTCTGCGGTCAGCGACATCAGCTTGGCCACGTCGTAACAGATGCGAGCCTCCAGGACCACGCAATTCGTATAGGcctgtctgtgggggggggggggggaggaggattAAAACGGCGTGGCGGGGGAAGAGGGGCagtgctcacacgcacacacaaacacacagacacacacgcacacacacacctatccacacacgcatgcacgcacacagtaAGCTCATCTTACAGGACACTCCAGGTCCCACAGTCGCGTAAACTCACAAAAAAGGGTTTTCCTTCCACACAAAAGCGCTAAATCTTCCCGAGCTAATCCTCCACACCCTTCACCGAAGGCCGCAAGAGTTAAAGCAAACTTAACATCCATCAGcttcaggaaagaaaaaaaaaaaagcttaatctGTGGAAAAACTGCTTTCTCCACGTGAGTAACCTCTGTATCCCCTGACTGCTGCCGCTTCATACTGGAGAGCCCGGTTCTGAGAGAACCCACGCCCAAACAGATCAAGGGGCGGAAAGTTTGCGGGGTGGAGGCAGGGCCAAAATCAGGTTTTTCAAGGATGTATGCCAATGTACCTCAAACGTGAACTGGCATTCGtctaattagatttttattggCGTTTTGGGGGGGGCAAGCTTACGGACAGGCGAAACCCTACAGGCAGGCTCTGGTGGATCAAATTTCGGGAGGCGTGGGGGGAAGCAGATTTAGGTTGCGCACTTAGTTGTCCAGCGATCAATTAGCAACCTCCTCACATTTCCTAATTTTCTTTAGCCTCTGCAGTGGTCTCCCCCCCCGTAACATTTTGTCTCTGGGGGACAAAGGAACATATTGACTTGCTCGGGCAGTTGAATAGACTCCACGCAGGGTCCTGAGTCAGACCGCCCTGCAACGTCAGACCACATGACCCGAGTCATCTGGAGCCCATTATCAGCCA from Anguilla rostrata isolate EN2019 chromosome 18, ASM1855537v3, whole genome shotgun sequence includes the following:
- the tmem63ba gene encoding CSC1-like protein 2; this encodes MLIVYVNWKHIHVTEANRAHLPGNRLAARGFSSLVVYFREQYCMPTANTDAGMGGCFSCSWDLFLHNIKARLVTWITKWGSKSAAFKGVKDAAVKMLAMMMVTTAVAGAEASNASSKDYCYKARIRSTVLQGLPFGGVPTVLALDFMCFLVLLFVFSILRKVAWDYGRLALVTDADRHKGRFSGLEEREYMQFFACVSSPNDPVRQEAYVDSVASVMHSDTPERYERLTSVSSSVDFEQRDYGFCSWLTAIFRIKDEEIREKCGEDAVHYLSFQRHIIGLLVVVGVLSVGIVLPVNFSGNLLENNAYSFGRTTIANLKSGDNLLWLHTTFAFIYLLLTVYSMRRHTSKMHYKEDDLVKRTLFINGISKYAEENQIKQHFEQAYTNCVVLEARICYDVAKLMSLTAERYAITAPHPVTVPPSPCHLTLSLYRHHPVTLTLSLYRITCPTLSTLTLSLYRHHPVTLTLSLYRHHPVTLTLSLYRHHPVTLTLSLYRHHPVTLTLSLSLCGLCDFPLSYVMPVHSYLKHFVCACVVRLCVRACVCVCVFLQEEAVSYYTKLEASLKEEYRKEKEKVNTKPLGMAFVTFQNEAMTSIILKDFNACRCQGCSCRPTPKSSPLSDILHVCFWSVSYAPDPQNVYWEHLSVGGVSWWLRCFVINCILFLLLFFLTTPAIIISTMDKFNVTKPVEYLNNPIVTQFFPTLLLWSFSALLPTIVYYSAFFEAHWTRSGENRTTMHKCYTFLIFMVLLLPSLGLSSLDVFFRWLFDKKFLADATIRFECVFLPDNGAFFVNYVIASAFIGNAMDLLRIPGLLMYMIRLCLARSVAERRNVKRHQAYEFQFGAAYAWMMCVFTVVMTYSITCPIIVPFGLMYMLLKHLVDRYNMYYAYLPTKLDKKIHSGAVNQVVAAPILCLFWLLFFSTVRTDFLAPTSMFTFVVLVITIVVCLSHVCFGHFKYLSAHNYKIDTQTVDGLMENGGAVRTPASNKPMYIAQVLQDPNSDEMGTGSGEDDSQGSSQDEEMINTGSINEADFQSGEDSLIANEVRQ